The Shewanella algae DNA segment AAACCGGCGATATAATCTGTGGTAAAGAGATTGCAGGAGATGGAGTAGTAAGGCATGTCCAGCAATACGCTGGCGAGGCTGGCCAGACTCCCCGTAGAGCCGGCGATGACACACTCCTGGTTGCGCTGTCTGGCTGCAGAGACAATTAAAGGCTCGGGCAAGTCGCAGAAATTATCCATCTCATAATAGGGATATTTGAACAAGTCTTCTAAAGTCACCTGCACGTTATCCTGCAAGAAAGGATGTTTACGGTTGCCCAATAAATACAGATTTTTCACTTCGGCAAATAGATTGCCCTGTAAATGGGCGCCGGTATAGCTTTCTGACATCACGGCAATATCTATATTGCCGTTTTCCAGTTCTGTGGTGTATTCGTGGGACAGAATTCGAATATCAAAACTCATATCAGGTGCGAAAGGGCGCACCTTATTATTGAGTATTTTGTGAATAATGGGGCTGAAGTCATCATAGACGGAAATAACAAAGTGCTCCCGTGACTTGGCCGGTTGATACTCGGTGAACTGATTCTCCAATTCCTGATAGCGCTGACACAGGTCCTGAACCATGGGCAGCAACTGGCTTGCCTTATGGGTGGGAATAAAACCACTGGCACGGCGGATATACAAGGTGTCATCAAAAATTTCCCTGAGCTGCTTGAGGTGCCTGCTGATGGCGGAATTGCTTATCCTCAAAGCATGGGCGGCATTTTGACAATTTCTGTGCTCATCTATGGCGATCAGCACCTGCATTAATTCATAGTCCAGTCGTTTTATATCTTTCATAGCTGGTTAAATGCTTCT contains these protein-coding regions:
- a CDS encoding LysR family transcriptional regulator, producing the protein MKDIKRLDYELMQVLIAIDEHRNCQNAAHALRISNSAISRHLKQLREIFDDTLYIRRASGFIPTHKASQLLPMVQDLCQRYQELENQFTEYQPAKSREHFVISVYDDFSPIIHKILNNKVRPFAPDMSFDIRILSHEYTTELENGNIDIAVMSESYTGAHLQGNLFAEVKNLYLLGNRKHPFLQDNVQVTLEDLFKYPYYEMDNFCDLPEPLIVSAARQRNQECVIAGSTGSLASLASVLLDMPYYSISCNLFTTDYIAGFPNLIYRKLPLEISQTLLSEINTNRDIGHYVVVSDLNKSQARDWLKEVLVRELKSEWNLRKPNS